The Chryseobacterium indicum genome includes a window with the following:
- a CDS encoding vWA domain-containing protein, whose translation MDWYLGNYWFLLLLLLLPLLASFLIRFLKWKKKKREIFADSQFHEQLFEKKTGFTKFFPALYLLGTLFLIFSIIDLLSGSEEVKSSQKLNNVIFMLDVSNSMNAEDISPSRLTEAKNLMLQTMQKMKSDKVGMVIFAGQATSIMPLTTDYNSAETYISGIETNSMQIQGTDFLNGMKIAAEKFKNVSKDGRKVVLLSDGEDNEGNDDAAIRLAKKEGIMITSVGIGTEEGAPVPEYVFGQLMGYKNDINGQTVISKRQTEALKKMADATGGSYIDGNNINEAPDRILDALKKKTGSSETMVKSQNANHYYQYFLAVSLFFFFLIYLFNPKRDFNI comes from the coding sequence ATGGATTGGTATTTAGGGAATTATTGGTTTTTATTATTGCTGTTGCTTTTGCCGTTGTTAGCTTCCTTTTTGATCCGTTTTCTGAAATGGAAAAAAAAGAAAAGAGAAATTTTTGCAGACAGCCAGTTTCATGAGCAGCTATTTGAGAAAAAAACAGGTTTTACGAAGTTTTTTCCCGCACTCTATCTTTTGGGGACCCTGTTTTTAATATTTTCGATTATCGATTTATTAAGCGGTTCAGAAGAAGTGAAATCCAGTCAGAAATTAAACAATGTCATTTTCATGCTGGATGTTTCCAATTCGATGAATGCGGAAGATATCAGTCCAAGTCGTTTAACGGAAGCAAAAAATCTGATGCTTCAGACGATGCAGAAAATGAAAAGTGATAAAGTAGGAATGGTAATTTTTGCCGGACAGGCAACTTCCATTATGCCTTTAACCACAGATTATAATTCAGCAGAAACCTATATCAGCGGAATTGAAACAAACTCCATGCAGATTCAGGGAACAGATTTTCTGAACGGAATGAAAATCGCGGCTGAAAAGTTTAAAAACGTAAGCAAAGACGGCCGAAAAGTTGTTTTGCTGAGTGACGGTGAAGATAACGAAGGAAATGATGATGCAGCGATAAGGCTGGCTAAAAAAGAAGGAATTATGATTACTTCCGTCGGAATCGGTACCGAAGAAGGAGCTCCGGTTCCGGAATATGTTTTCGGACAGTTAATGGGATATAAAAATGATATCAACGGACAGACCGTTATCTCCAAAAGACAGACCGAAGCGCTGAAAAAAATGGCTGATGCAACCGGAGGAAGCTATATTGACGGAAATAACATCAATGAAGCTCCGGACAGAATTTTAGACGCTCTGAAAAAGAAAACAGGATCATCCGAAACCATGGTGAAATCACAAAATGCGAATCATTATTACCAGTATTTTCTGGCAGTTTCTTTATTTTTCTTCTTTCTGATTTATTTATTCAATCCCAAAAGAGATTTTAATATTTGA
- a CDS encoding vWA domain-containing protein, producing MPDFEFYSPWFLLLFALFIPLLFRDASRQKRKGIKVPTVKNMGESGGIHFIMFILRISKYIILSALIIAMARPRTFTVSHDRDDTKGIDIMLSVDVSLSMLAKDLTPDRLTALKDIAIKFVNKRPNDRIGLVAYSGEAFTKVPVTSDHQVVVDELNNLNPLELQPGTAIGEGLSVAVNHLKNSKAKSKIIILMTDGVNTIENAMPPAIAAELAKNNEIKVYSIGIGTNGYALMPTQTDIFGDLVFTETEVKIDEPVLKEVAQMTGGKYFRATSNTSLEEVYDEINQLEKSDVKVAKLFNYQEYFKIFLWIALGMLFLDALLRWVFYKILS from the coding sequence ATGCCTGATTTTGAATTTTACAGTCCGTGGTTTCTGTTGCTTTTCGCACTGTTTATCCCTTTGTTATTCAGGGATGCAAGCCGACAGAAAAGAAAAGGAATAAAAGTTCCTACGGTAAAAAATATGGGGGAAAGCGGTGGAATTCATTTCATTATGTTTATCCTGCGAATATCGAAGTACATTATTCTTTCTGCGCTCATTATTGCCATGGCAAGACCGAGAACTTTTACGGTTTCTCATGACAGAGACGATACAAAAGGGATCGATATCATGCTTTCTGTGGATGTTTCCCTGAGTATGCTGGCAAAAGATTTAACGCCCGACCGTTTAACGGCTTTAAAAGATATTGCGATTAAATTCGTTAATAAAAGACCGAATGACAGAATTGGTCTGGTTGCCTATTCCGGAGAAGCATTTACCAAAGTTCCGGTAACTTCAGATCATCAGGTTGTTGTGGATGAACTGAACAATCTGAATCCTTTGGAATTACAGCCGGGAACAGCCATCGGAGAAGGACTTTCCGTTGCGGTTAACCATTTGAAAAACAGTAAGGCAAAAAGTAAAATCATCATTCTGATGACGGATGGTGTGAATACCATTGAAAATGCAATGCCTCCTGCAATTGCTGCGGAACTTGCTAAAAATAACGAAATTAAAGTATATTCCATCGGAATCGGAACGAATGGATACGCTTTGATGCCTACACAGACCGATATTTTCGGAGATCTTGTCTTTACGGAAACCGAGGTGAAGATTGATGAGCCTGTTTTAAAAGAAGTCGCACAAATGACGGGCGGAAAATATTTCAGAGCCACATCAAATACAAGTCTTGAAGAAGTATATGACGAAATTAACCAACTGGAGAAATCTGATGTAAAGGTGGCGAAGCTTTTTAATTATCAGGAATATTTTAAAATTTTCCTGTGGATTGCTTTGGGAATGCTGTTTTTAGACGCTTTACTGAGATGGGTGTTTTATAAAATTTTAAGTTAA
- a CDS encoding BatD family protein: MKKLLFVFCFLICANAFSQILSSSVEKKTIALGEVNHIVITINNLNNEKVSAARENELLPFHFEEIKDSIAQTQDVYYRRIEFAVFDEGKFTIPELEFKVNGKVLKTIPYEIDVINTAQKTDQINDIMNNKEVKLEATDYWELYKFYILAAIAVICLIIAIIMFIKYGRKPKDSPVVATNQTLKELESLKKKKYVESGNYRSFYVELIDISRKFIAKQYRVPADVLLTDDLIDVMKKNNTISQENEKIVEEVFLRGDLVKFAKTFPDQATMEKDFADIRDFVKRSSKDLEFENLRKDA; encoded by the coding sequence TTGAAAAAACTATTATTTGTATTTTGTTTTTTAATCTGTGCAAATGCATTTTCGCAGATCCTTTCTTCCAGTGTTGAGAAGAAAACCATTGCTTTGGGAGAAGTGAACCATATTGTGATCACGATCAATAATCTGAACAATGAAAAAGTTTCTGCAGCTCGCGAGAATGAGTTGTTGCCTTTTCACTTCGAAGAAATTAAAGACAGTATCGCACAGACGCAGGATGTTTATTACAGAAGAATTGAATTTGCTGTTTTTGATGAAGGAAAATTTACCATTCCCGAACTGGAATTCAAAGTCAACGGAAAAGTTCTGAAAACAATTCCTTACGAAATTGATGTTATTAATACGGCTCAGAAGACTGACCAGATTAATGACATTATGAACAACAAAGAAGTAAAACTTGAAGCCACAGATTACTGGGAACTGTATAAATTTTACATATTAGCCGCCATTGCGGTGATTTGCCTCATCATTGCGATTATCATGTTCATAAAATACGGACGAAAACCAAAAGATTCGCCGGTCGTCGCCACAAATCAGACCCTGAAGGAGCTGGAATCCCTTAAAAAGAAAAAATATGTGGAAAGTGGAAATTACCGTTCATTTTATGTTGAACTGATCGATATTTCCCGAAAATTCATCGCAAAACAATACCGCGTTCCGGCAGATGTTTTGTTAACGGATGACCTTATCGATGTGATGAAGAAGAACAATACCATTTCTCAGGAAAATGAAAAAATAGTGGAGGAAGTATTTTTAAGGGGAGATCTGGTGAAATTTGCGAAAACATTTCCGGATCAGGCAACCATGGAAAAAGATTTTGCCGACATCAGAGATTTTGTAAAAAGATCATCCAAAGATCTTGAATTTGAAAACTTGAGAAAAGATGCCTGA
- a CDS encoding DUF58 domain-containing protein, protein MQIKDIVKKVKQIEIRTRKKTEATLMGQYHSAFKGQGMTFSEVRPYQFGDEIRRIDWNKTARFREPFVKVMEEERELMMMLVVDISASMDYGTKNQLKREYVAEIAASLGFSAAGNNDKVGLILFADKVYKVIPPQKGRKHILSIISTILTADYVPAISKMDKAMEYMMGIFKRKSLVFLFSDFEDEYDSKMLRVASKKHQLLGMRIYDEKDNEIPDVGYTLLYDAETGKQIWVNTSSARWRYNFAEAKKQKLKSLEEDFANSSASFMNISTGSDYSRLLYNYFQKK, encoded by the coding sequence ATGCAGATAAAAGATATTGTAAAAAAAGTTAAGCAGATAGAAATCCGAACCCGAAAGAAGACGGAAGCTACTTTAATGGGGCAATATCACAGTGCTTTTAAAGGACAAGGAATGACGTTTTCGGAAGTTCGTCCCTATCAGTTTGGAGATGAAATCCGCAGGATCGACTGGAACAAAACGGCGCGTTTCCGGGAACCGTTCGTGAAAGTAATGGAGGAGGAGCGCGAACTGATGATGATGTTGGTTGTGGATATTTCTGCTTCGATGGATTACGGAACCAAAAATCAATTGAAAAGAGAATACGTTGCCGAAATTGCAGCAAGTCTGGGTTTTTCAGCGGCCGGAAATAATGATAAAGTTGGCTTGATTCTGTTTGCGGATAAAGTGTACAAAGTAATTCCGCCACAGAAAGGAAGAAAACATATTTTGTCAATTATCAGTACCATCTTAACCGCAGATTATGTTCCTGCCATTTCAAAAATGGATAAAGCGATGGAATACATGATGGGAATTTTCAAACGGAAATCTTTGGTCTTCCTGTTTTCGGATTTTGAAGATGAATATGACTCTAAAATGCTGAGAGTGGCTTCCAAAAAACATCAGTTGTTGGGAATGAGAATTTATGATGAAAAAGACAATGAAATTCCGGATGTGGGATATACCTTATTATATGATGCAGAAACCGGAAAGCAAATTTGGGTAAATACCTCAAGTGCAAGATGGAGATACAATTTTGCCGAAGCCAAAAAGCAGAAGCTGAAATCTTTAGAAGAAGATTTTGCCAACAGTTCGGCGAGTTTTATGAATATTAGTACAGGTTCGGATTATTCGAGATTACTGTATAATTATTTTCAGAAGAAATAA
- a CDS encoding GNAT family N-acetyltransferase, which translates to MSEVIIRKAIQEDCEPMLELIKELADYEKALHEVTLTLDQFIEDGFGKSPVWGAFVAEFNGKIVGISLYYDRYSTWKGRRLYLEDLVVTENLRGKQIGKKLFEATIDYGKSNQYSGMVFQVLNWNEPAINFYKKYSPKFDDEWLNVSIEFK; encoded by the coding sequence ATGAGTGAGGTAATTATTAGAAAGGCAATTCAGGAAGATTGTGAACCAATGCTGGAATTGATTAAAGAACTGGCGGATTATGAAAAGGCTTTGCATGAAGTTACCTTAACTTTAGATCAGTTTATTGAAGACGGATTCGGAAAATCTCCTGTTTGGGGTGCTTTTGTAGCAGAATTTAATGGGAAAATTGTCGGGATCTCTTTGTATTATGACAGATATTCGACATGGAAGGGAAGAAGGTTGTACTTAGAAGATTTGGTGGTGACGGAAAACCTGAGAGGAAAACAGATCGGCAAGAAATTATTTGAAGCTACCATAGACTACGGAAAATCTAACCAATACAGCGGAATGGTTTTTCAGGTGCTCAACTGGAACGAGCCTGCCATTAATTTCTACAAAAAATACAGCCCGAAATTTGATGACGAATGGTTGAATGTATCTATTGAATTTAAATAG